A single region of the Armatimonadota bacterium genome encodes:
- a CDS encoding oxidoreductase, giving the protein MQVATVTGKRQAQLVERETPHAWGDVAVVKIHVTPMCTEYKLYRDGHVTDVLGHEAAGEVVEVAQPGRVKVGDRVVVMPQYPCGICRYCLAGDYVYCLNNLDILRLTGNSAGTATYAQYILKQDWLLIPIPDDISSEHASMACCGLGPTFGAMQRLEVDAYDTVLITGMGPVGLGGVVNAVYRGAKVIAVEPHPYRRNLALELGAIAAIDPNDPTAMQQILSLTGGTGVDKAVECAGTPEAQRFMINAVRRRGRVAFVAEAGEFTVHVSNDLLRKGLEVHGIWHWNLADAPRMMQTIRAMGHLLDKMITHRFPLSRVQDAWELQLTGNCGKVLLYPWGDSA; this is encoded by the coding sequence ATGCAAGTCGCAACTGTTACCGGCAAAAGACAGGCACAGCTGGTGGAACGTGAAACGCCCCATGCGTGGGGCGATGTGGCGGTGGTGAAAATCCACGTGACGCCGATGTGCACCGAGTACAAACTGTACCGCGATGGGCATGTGACCGATGTGCTGGGGCACGAGGCGGCGGGGGAAGTGGTGGAGGTCGCCCAACCGGGCAGGGTGAAGGTCGGCGATCGAGTGGTGGTGATGCCTCAGTACCCGTGTGGAATTTGCAGATACTGCCTCGCGGGGGACTACGTGTATTGCCTCAACAATCTGGACATCCTTCGCCTCACCGGCAACAGCGCAGGCACGGCAACCTACGCGCAGTACATCCTCAAGCAGGACTGGCTGCTGATTCCCATACCCGACGACATTTCCTCTGAGCATGCGAGCATGGCGTGTTGCGGTCTGGGACCCACCTTTGGCGCGATGCAGCGTCTGGAGGTAGACGCCTACGACACTGTGCTGATTACCGGCATGGGTCCGGTGGGGCTGGGCGGGGTGGTGAATGCGGTGTACCGGGGGGCGAAGGTGATTGCGGTAGAACCCCATCCCTACCGCAGGAACCTCGCGCTGGAGCTGGGAGCCATCGCGGCAATAGACCCCAACGACCCCACCGCCATGCAGCAAATTCTGAGCCTCACGGGAGGCACAGGCGTGGATAAGGCGGTGGAATGTGCAGGCACTCCAGAAGCACAGCGGTTCATGATCAACGCCGTCCGCCGGCGTGGGCGTGTGGCGTTCGTAGCAGAGGCAGGCGAGTTCACCGTACACGTGAGCAACGACCTGCTGCGCAAAGGACTGGAGGTGCATGGAATCTGGCACTGGAATCTGGCGGATGCACCACGCATGATGCAGACCATCCGCGCGATGGGGCACCTGCTGGACAAGATGATCACCCATCGTTTCCCGTTGAGTCGGGTGCAGGATGCCTGGGAACTGCAGCTAACGGGAAACTGCGGAAAAGTACTGCTTTACCCGTGGGGTGATTCTGCCTGA
- a CDS encoding bacillithiol biosynthesis deacetylase BshB1, which produces MAESVDILAIGAHIGDVEIACGMALAAHVRQGKKVAILHLTPGEKGHPTLLPEEYAKQKIAEAREAAAVYGAQVYFLDYRDGELPVNDEVQFQICDVIRACRPQAILTHWQGSIHKDHTACALNIPHAIFYAAIKGFVRKDPPHWVPRLYFAENWEDQDGFLPEIFLEVTEEDMALWQTAAEKLELFRGGVSRFPYVEYYKALARVRGAEIGCQYAVAFAVPPSAHRRRVTSLLG; this is translated from the coding sequence ATGGCTGAGAGTGTAGACATTCTGGCAATCGGGGCGCACATCGGTGACGTGGAAATCGCCTGCGGGATGGCTCTGGCGGCGCATGTGCGCCAGGGCAAGAAGGTAGCCATACTGCATCTGACACCCGGCGAGAAGGGACACCCGACCCTGCTGCCTGAAGAGTATGCGAAGCAGAAAATCGCCGAAGCGCGTGAGGCGGCGGCGGTGTATGGGGCACAGGTCTACTTCCTGGACTACCGCGACGGCGAGTTGCCCGTCAACGACGAGGTGCAGTTCCAGATTTGCGACGTGATTCGCGCCTGTCGCCCGCAAGCCATCCTCACGCACTGGCAGGGCAGTATCCATAAAGACCACACCGCCTGCGCCCTCAACATCCCTCACGCCATTTTCTACGCGGCGATTAAGGGCTTCGTGCGCAAAGACCCGCCGCACTGGGTGCCGCGTCTCTACTTTGCCGAAAACTGGGAAGACCAGGACGGCTTCCTGCCCGAAATCTTTCTGGAGGTCACCGAAGAGGATATGGCATTGTGGCAGACGGCGGCGGAGAAGCTGGAGCTGTTTCGGGGCGGGGTGTCGCGCTTCCCCTACGTGGAATACTACAAGGCGCTGGCGCGGGTGCGTGGCGCGGAAATCGGCTGCCAGTATGCGGTGGCGTTTGCTGTGCCGCCCAGCGCACACCGTCGGCGTGTGACCAGTCTGCTGGGGTAA
- a CDS encoding glutathione ABC transporter permease GsiD, producing MWHTWKEHPLALASLVYLCLVATVALFAPVIAPYRYDAQDASAVLQPPSAKHLLGTDELGRDVFSRLVYGARVSLTVVLQVELLEVLIGVTLGLLAGYFRGRWDALIMRWTDMMFAFPDILLAILIVAILGPGLHNVFIALALTGWPSMARVVRSQALALREREFVEAARAIGLSHARILLRHILPNLLPTIVVAATVDAAGIVLAESALSFLGLGAQPPLPSWGRMIDDARQLMRSHPMLLVYPAVMLSLTVMALNFLGDGLRDMWDPRRRRV from the coding sequence ATGTGGCATACCTGGAAGGAGCATCCACTGGCGCTGGCGTCGCTGGTTTATCTGTGTCTGGTGGCGACGGTAGCCCTGTTTGCTCCTGTCATCGCTCCCTATCGCTACGATGCACAGGATGCCTCCGCAGTGCTACAGCCACCATCCGCCAAACACCTGCTGGGCACCGATGAGCTGGGACGGGATGTGTTCAGCAGGCTGGTGTACGGAGCCAGGGTATCGCTGACAGTGGTACTGCAGGTGGAGCTGCTGGAGGTGCTGATTGGCGTGACGCTGGGCTTGCTGGCAGGATATTTTCGGGGCAGGTGGGACGCGCTCATCATGCGATGGACCGATATGATGTTCGCTTTCCCCGACATCCTGCTGGCGATACTGATTGTGGCGATACTGGGACCGGGTTTGCATAACGTGTTTATCGCCCTCGCGCTCACAGGGTGGCCCAGCATGGCGCGGGTAGTGCGTTCGCAGGCTCTGGCGCTGCGCGAGCGGGAGTTTGTGGAAGCGGCGCGGGCGATAGGTCTCAGCCATGCGCGCATCCTGCTGCGCCATATACTGCCTAACCTGTTGCCTACCATTGTGGTAGCGGCCACTGTGGACGCGGCAGGCATCGTGCTGGCAGAGAGTGCGCTCAGCTTCTTGGGGCTGGGAGCGCAACCACCCCTGCCCTCGTGGGGACGCATGATCGACGACGCCCGTCAGCTGATGCGCAGTCATCCCATGTTGCTGGTCTATCCGGCGGTGATGCTCTCGCTAACGGTGATGGCGCTCAACTTCCTGGGCGACGGCTTGCGCGATATGTGGGATCCTAGGAGACGCAGGGTATAA